The Deinococcus koreensis genome window below encodes:
- a CDS encoding MGDG synthase family glycosyltransferase — MSAPYSRTAPLRALFVTASIGAGHHQAQMAVQLALRARGVALDDRESDVVGYLSAAERSWTVDLYAFELRHAPWLYEWFYHGTDHDRPLSLIEFFCRWVGLSGMRRDIAQTRPELVLSSYWSSVPLAHRVRRQSRRPFVNALVVTDYRAHRHWIRPEADLVMVAAEETREQMIARGLEAGKVVVTGIPISQRFGALIGADKARLRAERGLRPDLPLLLISGGGTGTYTAQERVLTELGNLGRRVQVLVMSGAQRPGVSQVGGATVHSLGFTSDFPELMAASDLVVGKAGGLTVAEATALGVPLVIHEPIPGQEEYNAEYLQRRGAAIWARELSDVRGAVLAALDPDRHACLSAAARAVGVPDAADRVAAALLDRLGRA; from the coding sequence CCCGTACAGCAGAACAGCTCCGCTGCGGGCGCTGTTCGTCACGGCGTCCATCGGCGCGGGGCACCACCAGGCGCAGATGGCGGTGCAACTGGCCCTGCGGGCGCGGGGCGTGGCCCTGGACGACCGGGAAAGCGATGTGGTGGGCTACCTCAGCGCCGCCGAACGGAGCTGGACGGTCGACCTGTACGCCTTCGAACTGCGCCACGCCCCGTGGCTGTACGAGTGGTTCTACCACGGCACGGATCACGACCGGCCCCTCAGCCTGATCGAGTTCTTCTGCCGCTGGGTGGGCCTGAGCGGCATGCGGCGCGACATCGCGCAGACCCGGCCAGAGCTGGTGCTCAGCAGCTACTGGTCGTCGGTGCCGCTGGCCCACCGGGTTCGCAGGCAGAGCCGCCGGCCCTTCGTGAACGCGCTGGTGGTGACCGACTACCGCGCGCACCGGCACTGGATACGGCCCGAGGCCGACCTCGTGATGGTCGCCGCCGAGGAGACCCGCGAGCAGATGATCGCCCGTGGCCTGGAAGCCGGGAAGGTCGTGGTGACCGGCATCCCGATCTCCCAGCGCTTCGGGGCCCTGATCGGCGCCGACAAGGCCCGGCTGCGCGCCGAACGGGGCCTGCGCCCGGATCTGCCGCTGCTGCTGATCTCGGGCGGCGGCACCGGCACCTATACCGCCCAGGAACGTGTGCTGACCGAGCTGGGCAACCTGGGGCGCCGCGTGCAGGTGCTGGTGATGAGTGGCGCGCAGAGGCCGGGCGTCTCGCAGGTGGGCGGCGCCACCGTCCACTCGCTGGGCTTCACCAGCGACTTCCCCGAGCTGATGGCGGCGTCCGACCTGGTGGTGGGCAAGGCGGGCGGCCTGACCGTGGCGGAGGCGACCGCGCTGGGCGTTCCGCTGGTGATTCATGAGCCGATTCCGGGGCAGGAGGAATACAACGCCGAGTACCTGCAGCGCCGCGGCGCCGCGATCTGGGCGCGCGAGCTGAGCGACGTGCGCGGCGCCGTGCTGGCCGCGCTCGACCCGGATCGGCACGCCTGCCTGTCGGCCGCCGCCCGCGCCGTGGGCGTCCCCGACGCCGCCGACCGCGTGGCGGCCGCGCTGCTGGACAGGCTGGGGCGCGCGTGA